The following proteins are co-located in the Microbacterium sp. SORGH_AS_0888 genome:
- a CDS encoding ABC transporter permease translates to MPVWLRALAPIVFGIAAIVVWEVLVIALGIKPFVLPAPSEIWSQFVARFPTIVQSAGITGLNALLGLVLGVVLAILAAVIAALLDAVDELTQPLVTALSVIPIAALAPVLYTMYGADQQTARVIIAALAVFVPVYVNTLRGLRQVQPVHRDLMRANAATGWQATRTVTLPGAVPYLFTGIRIASSLAVISALIAEYFGGPVNGLATAITSAISYSATSLAYAFVLGSVLLGLLFFVVALGLERLATRHGAPAS, encoded by the coding sequence ATGCCCGTCTGGCTGCGCGCGCTCGCCCCGATCGTCTTCGGGATCGCGGCGATCGTCGTGTGGGAGGTGCTCGTCATCGCCCTCGGGATCAAGCCGTTCGTGCTGCCGGCGCCGAGCGAGATCTGGTCGCAGTTCGTGGCGCGCTTCCCCACGATCGTGCAGAGCGCGGGGATCACGGGCCTCAACGCGCTGCTGGGGCTGGTCCTCGGGGTCGTGCTCGCGATCCTGGCCGCCGTGATCGCGGCCCTGCTGGACGCCGTCGACGAGCTCACCCAGCCGCTCGTGACGGCGCTGTCGGTCATCCCGATCGCCGCCCTCGCCCCCGTGCTCTACACGATGTACGGGGCGGACCAGCAGACCGCACGCGTGATCATCGCGGCACTGGCGGTGTTCGTGCCGGTGTACGTCAACACGCTCCGCGGACTGCGGCAGGTCCAGCCGGTCCACCGCGACCTCATGCGGGCGAACGCCGCGACCGGGTGGCAGGCCACGCGGACCGTGACGCTGCCGGGCGCCGTGCCGTATCTGTTCACCGGCATCCGCATCGCCTCGAGCCTCGCGGTGATCTCCGCCCTGATCGCGGAGTACTTCGGCGGCCCCGTCAACGGGCTCGCGACCGCGATCACCTCCGCGATCTCGTACTCGGCGACATCCCTCGCCTACGCCTTCGTGCTCGGCAGCGTGCTGCTCGGGCTCCTGTTCTTCGTCGTCGCGCTCGGACTC